A stretch of DNA from Triticum dicoccoides isolate Atlit2015 ecotype Zavitan chromosome 2A, WEW_v2.0, whole genome shotgun sequence:
GACCTCGGCAGCGACGCGAGCGGGACGTGCGTGGCGAGGAGCCTCGGGTCCGGGAGCCCGGCGAGGTCCGGGACCCTGTTGCGCGTGTAGAGCTGGTACTCCAGGTGGCGGACGCACTCGTGCGGGCCGACGGAGTTGAAGGGGTGGCCGGGGCCGCCCGGGGCGTGCTCCCTCCGGTGGACCGTGGAGTAGAGGAGCGCCTTCATCCACGTGGTGCCGGACTTGGGCATGGTGGCGACGACGACGTCCGAGGGGCGCGCGGCGAAGCGTGCGTCGGCGACCATCGCGCCGACCATCGGAGGCAGGATGCTGTACCAGCCCTTCTCGTGGCGGTAGAGCAGGTTCGCCCTGGAGAGGCCCCGGGAGCACGGCCAGGAGGACGCCAGCTCGGTGAACTGCCCGTAGAGCTCCTCGTTGGTTTCGGCATCGCCCTCTTGCGGCAGAATGGCTggggtggagaaggaggaggacattGTACGGCAAACAGTCCAAGCCAAGGTATGAGCAGGGATAAGGTAGCGGTAGCACAAGGTGCATCTTATAATAGATAGAGAAGAGTGGCGATGCACATGGAGCATATTGCTCCCGGTACAACTTGTGTTGTGGCTGCAACCACGGCGTATACACAACTCGATCGACAAATCATTTTCTTATCGCCACATCAAATTATTTGGCCACATTCGTCTCCAAACAAGACAACAAGACGGCAGTGATGTTGCCATACTTATATGTTTTGTATTTCCGTAGTTTAATAGGAAAAGATTTCCGTCACTGGATTACAGGCACTGTGTCCTGCGTGAAATGGACCGAGCAACATACTACATCCTTGTCCTTATCCTTATCTACTCTTCGCATCTTTCTCTCAGCCGTGCTCGAGGATCGCCACACGCCACCAGTGCCGCGGCAAGCCAGTCGTCCTACACACTGCTGCAAGCCGCTCTCTCGAGTCCGCCGCCGGTGATCGTAGGAGGACACCGTTGGCCgtcctttctcctctcctcttcctctccaaCTCCTCCTTTTCCCATCTCCATATGCCTGCTCGCCTGAGCCGTGCTCCAGCCACCATCAGCGAGCTGCGCCGCTTCGGCCTCCCCTCTCGCTGTCTGTGATCGCTCCTTCCGACGATATTTTATTATACTTTCCACAACAAGGGCCTTGTTGTAAAATTCCTTCCGCGCAACATTatctctgttgcaaaaattcctcgATTCACACCACAAATGATATCAGCTTTTCGGTGTAATTTTTTTTGCAACATTAGTCTTGCAAAAAACCTCCTGCAATATCGTCTATGCTGAAAAAACTATGAAGACGAAAAAACTGCGACGCCACGTCTATTGCAAAAGTCCTCTCGCAACATCATCTATGTTGCAAAAAAAATTGAAGACAAAACTAAAAATTTTGGGAGAAAATAACGCTTTGGTGGTTTGCAACAAAGCAATTGTTGCAGAGCGAGCTGTGCAACATCTACCTGGTTGCAATTGACGACGCACCTCATTGGGGAGATCTGATAGCTATTTGTGGCTCAGTCCAACGACGTAGGAGGCGGCGGATGTTTTCAATTAACCCACCGACGGACGCGTAGCGTAGATTCCCATCACCTGGTGGATTACAGGCATTGCGTCTGCCGCTTCCAACGTTCAACACGTGTCACGTGTGAAATGAACCGAGCATCATACTATGTCCATGTCCTTATCCTTATATATCTACTATTCGTCTCATCCTCCCAGCTGTTGGGGATATTATTATTGGACATAAATCggccaggagaggccgggttatcCCCATGATGATTACTTTATTtgtagcccatgaagacaaggatggtggcgcttcatgaagacccaaggcccaaaggcgggttaaggcctgtagacataaaccgacattgatatgtaacttgtattgtaagatagaaggaatagagaccgagccagacacgtttatgatccggcatcgggattctgtaaaccgacgggcgtcgacctatgtatataaatgggcgacccggcggcggtttaaggacaacacacaataactcgagagccaggcaaagcggattcgctccctagtcatcgaaaccaaaacaattccatcacaactggacgtaggcttttaccttcgccgaaaggggccgaaccagtataactcttgcgtcccttgtccgctttaacccctttaagctaacccatcagAATGGCTCCACgaagacatctgtcgtgacaaaaccacgacaattggcgcccaccgtggggctatcgcacgatggtttcgagttcgtgaagggcagctttgaaggacttaagggatacgttgtgggccggatgactaaaagtcgtcgcggcaagctctatatcgacgatgcaggatggagtCCCAAGgtcagctcaattgagtacgggtaccgggtcccctttggtggaattcacgtcttcatcggcaagatcggtgaaccgggccctaagccggacatctgcaccaatatcatcgagacggctcagcgtgcaaggtcTGCCCAGGTTCAGCCCGCCGTAAGGCATGCCTGCGTAGGtctcatccatggagcagaatatgaggatagatcggcatctggtggcgaAACTGTTGTCTATTATGATGaagagtcttcaaccggagagaccgagtcactgtatcagctgcaggatggccggattagtggtggttccgatggcgacagtattccggacccccttgatccACCGAGtcgggtcgcggtcttcatggccggcATACAAGCAGCACAACACTCTTCTACCGCCGCAGTAATGATCTCCGGTTCAACAGCAGCAACACCAGCGAGAGCAGGGGGCTCTACGCCGCCTCCGGTTCAGGTTTTGTCCGATTTGTTCGACGATTTGGCAACGTTGCTGGCAGCAGAGGTGGACGCGGCAAACCGGGATcaacacaacgcggagattgcaaaggtgaaggatcagataactcaggctaaagcggacctggcggcggagaacaccaggatggctacagagcgggccgaGTTAGAGGCTCAGGCTTACCGGGTTATGCTGGATCAGAGTGCgtcagatgatgtcatgaggagaagataccggtcgcacctTCTGCCACGTGGCAagaaatctctttaacacgccaggagcagacaccagcaaccagccagtggtaaaccgggcGGAAGCACCTGGGACCGAGGGACCGGTTCAGGCGCGCGTGATGGAGCCGCCGCCTCAGCCTCGTCAGAATGATGTCCCATCACGACACGTCTCAacgcctccgggtcattactctaacctgttggataacatcgttgctgccgcttcacgattggcggcCCTCCCGATCGTGGCGAGTCCCCGGTAGCAGTTGAGACACGACGGACTAGGGAGCTCCTTCAGACGGCCTtgactcagcagcaggcttattcataaaTGAACCGGCCCGATCAAGCAGCGCGCGGAATCGTAATCCGCCCCGTGGCCATAACCTGGCGGGCGGCGGTGgcaatgctcaggatgtagtggatcgCGCTAGGGCacatcgagaggccgagttagcggtGCAACATGAGGCCCGCCAAGTCACTCCGGTTCGTCCAACAACGTCGGTGGAACCAGGGGTTACCTCCAGTTCATTGGGGGTACCATGTCTCGTCCCAGCATTGCGCAATGtacgactacccaaggatttcaaaggcccctggaaggtgccgaattacaccaccAATTTATCCCCCGAGTcatgggtggaaagctatgagatggcaatggagatgctggatgtggacaaAGCAGCGTGtgccaaatactttaccatgatgttggagggaataGCTCGCACATGGTTGAAAAATCTTCCGGCCAACTCTATTGGGTCGTGGGCCGAGTTAAGGGCCaagtttatccagaattttaaggatacgtgCAAGAAGCTCATGTCAATCGTGGATTTAgttgcctgtgtccaggaggaaggagaatcaacaacccgctgggtacgccgggtttcagagattttgcattcatcagaccgcatcaacgctgacacaaccgttttaacattggaaggcaattgccggtttgcaCCTTTGAAGCTAAAGTTGGGACGTCTCAAAcgccattgtaatgacatgggaacacttatggcggcTCTGGTGAAGTATGCCGACTCCGACAGTACCaaagaccccgagtctgatgatgacaagacagggaagggaaagaagagcggcagcaccaaagggcagcaacataacccgacgggtcatgggaacaacggtaaacgcaaggcggataatagcttggactttgtggctaacaccaacacccaGGATAACGGTCAGCGGCGTAAGGGTAAACCACTGCAGCGGggtggagggtcaggccccaatctagagcgcttgttaaatcagccttacccaaagcacggatcaaaggagaggccagctatgcatctttggaaggattgcttcattatgccggagttcaaaaattcaaatctctttcaatacgacaatggaccggccggcggttcaggaggcggtttccatgggccgggttataGAGGTAGCAGCTCTAgttcaggattccaaggcaaccaaaccggacatggcaatcaaTGCAGTCAGGGTAACCAtgaaggttacaaccatcaggggaatcaacagcagcaacaATCGGGTTATTAGAGCAATCCGAagaagttgaatagtgggcagtatcatgtcttcaccactacctTATGTAAGCGCGATCAAAAGCTTCATAAAATGGAcgtgaactccgttgaaccggcggtaCCTCATTATCTGtgctggtctgaacagcccattctgtggagtcgagaagatcatccgccccgggttgacaatccgggtcatctggccttggtggtggcaccttaggttggggggtataagtttaccaaggtgcttatggattgaggaagcagtatcaatatcctttactatgaaaccttccgtcgcatggggttaagagataagaatcttaaaccgtcgaacaccgtgtttcatggtgtggtgcctggtaatctgcatacccagttggcaagatagctctggaggttgcttttgCAGATGATTATGATTCAAGATCGGAGgtgttgacttttgaggtggtgaaaatcaagagtccatatcatgccctgttcggacgaccgacttatgctaagttcatggcaaggccttgttatgtttatctgcagctcaagatgtcgggtcataaagggaccatcatAGTACATGGGAGCTTGaaaattgctttggaatgtgaagagggtgatgcggcttatgctgagttggtttgtgccacagaggagctgaagttttataaacaCAATgtcgatccggcagatatgacttctctgaaaaagccaactataGAACATGATCCGGCACTAAAATTTAAATTGACTGAGGAgactaagctagttgactttgttcccggcgattcatccaagtagttcagcatcagcgctaacctagatccgaaataggaaagcgcgctcatcgagttcatccatgagaaccgggacatctttgcatggaagccttctgacatgccaggtgtaccgagggaactcactgagcacactcttaatatagatCCTGAGTTTAAACCGGCcagacagtttctccgccgcttcaacaaAGACAGGCGTAAAGCTATTAGTGAggtggtagcccggctcttggcagtagggtttatcgtggaggtctttcaccctgagtggctagctaatccggtgctagtacataagaaaaacgacacttggcgtatgtgtgtggattacacagacttaaacaaggcaTGTCCAGTTgtcccctttgctctcccccgtatcgatcaaattattgatgctacggcaggttgtgaccgtttgagttttctggatgcttattctggttatcatcagatcaaaatggcagttaaggaccaggagaagatagccttcataactccctttggatccttctgctatgtatctatgccttttgggctcaaaagtgcccaggcgacttatcagtgatgcgtccagaattgtctgcataaacagattgggcgcaatgttcatgcatatgtggatgatattgtggtgaagtccagaaaggaggaaacattgataggtgacttgaaggaaacttttgataacctccgggtttataagatgatgcttaatccggccaaatgtgtctttggtgtactggcgggcaagctcttgggttttctggtgtctaacaggggcattgaagctaatccggagaagatcacatctatcacatccctggctaaaccggcgtgtatcaacgatgtccagcgtttggcgggccggattgcagccctaagccggtttatcagtcgccttggggagaaggctatccctttgtatcagatgctaaagaagacagatgacttcgtctggagtgatgctgctgataaaGCGTTCGAGGACTTAAAGACACGGTTAGCCAAGCCACCTGTACTTGcggctccggtcgataaagagcccTTACTGCTATatctggctgctaatgcccgggctgttagtgtgtctattgtggtagagcgcaaggaggctggaaaagaGTAtctggttcaatggccggtttattatatcagcgaggtgcttaatgagtccaaacagagatacccacattagcagaagctggtttatggagttttcatggcaagccggaaactcgagcattattttcagggtcatcctatcacagtggtcagttcagcccccttgggagatatcatccaaaacagagaagcaaatggccggattgctaaatgggctattgagcttggacctcacgggttaaagtatacgcctcgcacagcaatcaaatcccaatcacttgtggacttcatcaatgattggacagagttgcaagcaccagaggaaaagccataCAACACTTATtgaactattcattttgatgggtccagacaattggagggatcgggggctggagtcatattaacttccccacgaggtgataagttttgttatgttctccatttaatgttcccttgtactaacaatgcagctgagtataaggccttgctccatggtcttcggatggctaaggaaatgaatttaagccgggttaagtgttttggtgactcagacctggtggctcaacaggtatctggcacttgggattccaaggatccactcatggcggcatatagacgagaggtggataagtggctggtcatttcaagggttatcaggttgaccatatagaccggcgaaagaatgaagcggcagatgctttaagtcgcttaggctctcaacgtaaaccggtgccacccaatacctttctagatgtgctacataatccgtcagtcaagatacctacggaggaggatttggctgtgcctgacccggaggctcaattggtggcggctcttcatgttattccggattggacggtcccatacctagcatacatgaaccggggcgagttaccagacgatgaaaccttggcccggcagataatccggcgatccaaatcaatgaccattgtcaatggggagctacatcattgCAACGTCACAGGAgcatttcagcgttgtgtctcctcaagaaggttgtgagattttgcgtgagatccacgaaggagattgtagtcaccatgtcggttcaaaatccttggtggctaaggcctttcgtcacggcttctattggttgacggctcatgctgatgctgaggatttggtaaagaggtgtgacggttgtcagaagtttgcacgacacgctcatgttccggctcaagaattaagaatGATTTCAATCACTTGGCTGTTTGCAACTTGGGTGCTAGATATtgttgggccttttaagaggtccaaggacaagaaaacccacctgctggtggcggttgataagtttaccaagtgggtagaggtagagccagtcagtaagtgtgatgcggccacggcggttcaattcatcaaaaaggtgatattccagtttggttttccacacagtattataaatgataatggtactaatctgtccaagggtgctatggaagaattttgtcaacgtgagcacatccggcttgactgtcatcagtggctcagccccaatctaatggtcaagcagaaagggccaaTCAAAAAAATTTGAGAGGTATCAaaacccggcttatggttcctttaaagcggacgctaatacgtccattttgcatcatgcttttatattaatatttattgcattatgagctggtattacacattatgtcacaatacttatgcctatcacATTTGTCCACGTATACTAATATTATTTCGACCGTTCGATTAGAATAATAATGGCTGAGATTTAAAAGATTTTACGTAATATGCTATTGTTGACAGGTCAGCGTATTGAACCGTCACGTGCACACACATATATAGTAATACATATAGAAACAAGtctagataaaaaaatctatatggATGCTACGTCTACACATGCATCTAGAGTCCGGGGACAATATTGGAGTTGCAGTACTAATCGGTGTCACACAAGGCAATCCTATTGATAGAAAGAGTCTGATTGAAAGGAAATTAAACAAGTCAAATACGGAGACAGAGTACACGTGCCCCACAAGCAAACTAAGAAAAGGGCCACCCAATTAGAAAAACATGAGCGGGCCTATGGACACATCAATGCACTGCATATAGACCGTGTCTAGCGAtagaaaaatattaaaaaaaaatacaaaaacagcTATTTGTGTTTTTTTAATAACATCCGCATGTCCAACTATTATGTCGACACTAAATTAGGAAATTTGATCTCTACGACAGGAATAGACAAATAATGATACATATAGATTAAGAAAATATTGGAATAATTGCTTAGTATTCTCTCTATAACTTTTTATAAGATGTTTTCCGAGTCCATgacagtgtcaaaaaatgtctcatACTAAGTTAGAGAGATTGTACTAAGATAAAAAAAATATTAGAACAATTGCTATATCTTACACCAAATATTTTTTTATTTACAAAAAGTTCCAATTTTCTACAAACATACGCATACATAAGATTTATAGTCAAAATACATGCTCGAGGTCGGGCCAGCGTGTGGGCCCATAATGTTGAAAGTGGATGCACAGGTGTCATGTTGATATCAGCATCTATATATATACGTAAGTTTCCTAAAATAACAAATCCATAAAGCATCTACTTGATAAACTAATTGGCCTcaactaaaaatatatttataaatAAATTATCTTTTGATTTATAGAGAACAACTATATGTCTGTATGTTGGTATACAGTAATAAGAAATAAGTATAACAAATGAAAAAGTTAGTGCAAACACCACATATAACTTAAATTGCTAAATACAAAATAAGTTATGCATAAAACTATTATTAGGTGGATCAAGAAAATTATGAATTTTTACACATAGCTAAagtatatttttgaaaaatatgtTTCCATACGAACTACATAGCTGGGAAACATGAGTCAGGACGACCTGAACCTGGGTATATCTACACCCACTTTTCTAAAATGGGTTTCAAAATgccaaaaaaaataataaaaatatcacGCGTACATCTCCGCAAAATATGTGCGCCGCCCAATGTTTTGCCAGTAAATAATTTTTATTTTGGCTCGGCCAAAAAGACAAATTTTAGTATTTCTAAATAACGTTCCACGACActtttttttttgtcttttttgcacatatCAAAAGAAGTTGTCACGTCTATGCATATCATCAATGATACATGTACGGAAAGACAACCTGCGCACTAGAATTAAACCTGCCTTTTgattttcaaaaataaataaattaaacgGGCCTAAACTGGTGTATCCAAGTTGGCCGCGTGCGTGCACAGCAAGGAAAAATACAGCCTGAGTTTCCTGAGACACACGGAAGCACGTAACATCAGTTTTCTATTGATTTGCGTGGCCTGATTGATTTCAAGCATAGGAGGCAAGTATCGAGTGCTAAAAGACTACTTTTTTTTGTCACCGAGGACGTGCAAAAAAAAAGCCTACTTTTTTTTCTCTCAATCCACCACGTTGGAGTAATTAACTACTACTATATCACATGCATGCACACGAGCTAGCACAATACTATCCCTAGAAATAATTACAATTTTTTACGTACAAGGTAAGGAATTTGGCACCCTCACACCTTCTCTAAAGGTTCAAGAGAGTCTATAGCAGTTGTATTAGCGTAAAGTAAGACATTAAAACTATATTATTTAAACCTTTAAATTTGATAataacaaataataataataatccagTTCTGATATGCAGTCTACATATAGTCCAAAAATAGAAGCATAA
This window harbors:
- the LOC119358012 gene encoding cytosolic sulfotransferase 8-like, translating into MLHVHRHSSLSIIRCTLCYRYLIPAHTLAWTVCRTMSSSFSTPAILPQEGDAETNEELYGQFTELASSWPCSRGLSRANLLYRHEKGWYSILPPMVGAMVADARFAARPSDVVVATMPKSGTTWMKALLYSTVHRREHAPGGPGHPFNSVGPHECVRHLEYQLYTRNRVPDLAGLPDPRLLATHVPLASLPRSVAASGCRIVYVCRNPKDTLVSTWSFVNKFRAEDGLEPISVEAAAGYFCDGVSASGPYWDHVLGYWRAHLANPERVLFFRYEEMSRDPAAHVRRLAEFVGRPFSAEEEEDGAVDAVVKLCSFEHMTGLEATKSGKTELVLGAVENSSFFRRGLVGDWENHLSPETARKIDAITDAKFRAFGLSV